In the genome of Lathyrus oleraceus cultivar Zhongwan6 chromosome 4, CAAS_Psat_ZW6_1.0, whole genome shotgun sequence, the window TATTTGATCGTTGCATGGTCAATGTAACAAACAATTTTTTAGCCAATGAGGTAGGATCAAAAGATTTCCAATGCATATACTATATCAATCAATTCTTTTACTGTAGTCGCATAATTAATTTATGCATCATTCAAGACCTTGCTTGCATAATGAAAAGGTTTGTTCTTCCTTTGCCCTAGAACTTCACCCACCGCACTCAcatcacacatgagttcaaaatTGAGTTTTCAATCGAGCGTTATGATTATGGGTGCAATTtttcataccccaaaatttgccctccctttttcattttcatccgACTTTTGGTTTGCCTGCATATACATAccatttgcattcattcataaTTGCATAATAATAACAAACATCATTGATTCAAAAGTTCTTGCTATTTATGACACAAAAATTGGATTTTTATCAATTGGCTTGGCTAGTCTCATGGGCTAGAATCTTCTTCCATGACATCACACCTTTTGGGATTGTTTTACATTAACCtgtttgaaaccctaattctagGGTTGGGGTCATTGGTTATCTTGGCTTGCATTTGATCATTGGGTTTGATTGCAAGTTTGACCTTTATGGCCTTGTTTCAATATTAATCCAGGGGTTATTTGATTAGGATTCAAATCAATCCATGTTTCATTCAGATATCAATAACTCATGCTTATGGAGGGAACATATTATTTGGAACACAAGTTAAAAATAGCCATCTTAATTTCAAAACATCCCATTGCATAACAAAAAGGACAAATTACAAACTTTACACAAAAATTACAAATTTTGACCTACAGTTGAGCAGAGTCAgctgttgactttttggtcaaccagttgaccaaagtcaaccactAATCCTAACCCTAAATCCTACATTTTATTTATTCATAAGTTGTGCCTTTCTTTATGCCTCTAAGTCTTCATTGGTTTGCCTTGAACATGTCATAGATAAATCTTGGTCATCCCAATAACCCTACAAGGATGAAATTCCAACAtatctgaaattctggtatgTAGATATCAGATGTCCTAAGAGATGTCGAGACACTAATATCTGATCAAAACACAATGACAATATAACATACAGTTAAGTGTATAGAAAATAACATAACACATAgagttgttaacccagttcgatgtacaacaacacctacatctgggggctaccaagctaggaaggaaatccactaaataaTATCAGTTTGTAGACCTTTAGGAAACTATCTCCAGTTTACAATCTACTCCCTAATCACTACCCGTGCTTAACTTCTACCTAAGGTGCACCTAGGTATGAGACCCCTCCCACTTCCCTTTCAATCACAATAGTGAAGAAACAATACAATTATGAAAGTTTCAGAAGTTACACTTTAAAGACACACAATCACTCAATGTTTACAAGCTTGAGAGTGATTGACAAAACTTATAACTCAATAGAGACAATCCTACTCTTATATCAAGATGATATTAGAGAGGCTCACAATTAACATCAACACAAACCCTAAAcacagtgaacaaaatatttgatTCGTACTCCAATTAGGTTTGTGGTATTCTATATATAGCCAAAGTCTGTACTGGATTTGGGCTTCAAACACGCAGCGAGACAATTGCTAAAAGTATGCAGAAACTTCTGCAAAAAATTAGGTCTACAATCAAGAGTTTCCTAAAATGTATCAACGTTTAGAAAAATAGAATAACTTTAAATTCATATAGAATCTTTGATTCCTCAATCTTGGACGCCACATCGGATTACTTAATATTCCCATAATATTTAGTAATCTGTTAATCAAACAAACGTTACCAAGAGTAAACCTGTACTAGACAAGATGTCGGATCCACATGTTAGAacatcttgttcaacatgttgctgctaagttagttttaccaaaattattGGCAATCACAAATACAGAGAATTAATaatctccccctttggaaaattttgtCTAAAACAACCAAATAACCCTTGCACACAAACACCACAATCTAGGTTACAACAGAACTACATAggtttgaaaaaaaaaataacacACACAAATCAGAAGCAATCATGCAGTTACATAATAGACAGGTTTTGTACTCCCCCTATCACACATAATCAGGACTCCCCATCAAGGGAACATCCAAAGCAAAATGACTTGTCCAAGTTTTGTACTCCCCCTGTCACACATAATTAGGACTCCCCCTCAAGGGAACATCCAAAACAAAATAACTTATCCAAGTTCAAACATCAGAGGCATATAGAGTAGAAGAAAAATAAGCCTCACACATAAATAATTCCTCAAACAAATTGATGTCAGGATATCATGTCTGACATCTCTTCACAGCAGCCCAACAGTTTTAGAACAAGAACTCCCCCTCAAACATAGCCTgtagttagtggttagtggttagAGCACATAGACattactccccctttttatcCATTATATGACAAAGGTAAGCAGCTAACCAAAACTTAGAAACCACATTCATAAAGTTAAGTATCACAAACAAAAGTGCacactgttggtgtaagccctagaggccaatacttttggtacttgtatcgaattatttattaataataaaaggctttttatttattacgtttgtttaataaagtccctagaatagctagtctgtttaatgtatcaagtgtgacttgatcatgagatcacattaaacataaggacactattcttaaagtatccgtagtcaagctttattgtgaaatgggataacattaaagcattaagactattatgtatatagactaatgatcacatctcatggatcatggataaggagttatcaagtcttaaacataggtatgaatattaagagtaatatttatactggattgacccgctatgagaatactatatagaatgttatagaataagttattctcatggtgataatggtgtataccacccttcgacctgaaaccactatggaccctagatgtagagtcgagtgctttattgttgatcaaacattatccgtaactggataaccataaagacagttgatgggtactccacgaagcatgctgagggacatgagtgacctagatggaatttgcccatcttgtataacaggataaatatctatgggcccaatattgaactggacaaggatgacacggtctatgccttgtgttcaatatagacataagggcaaaagggtaattgtacacataagtattatcacagaaggatttgtcggatcacatgacattttcgtgtcttgggtagcagtgatgtgttgctagataccgctcactgtttattatgttaaatacgtgatttaatataattaccaatgccgcgaaaacctacagggtcacacacaaaggacggattgatgagagatagagtaactaaggaacaccataaggtacagtgaacttaagtgaattgtagaatatcgtaaggtacggtgtacttaagtagaatacgaaatatggtaaagtaccatgcgcttaagtgattttgggcatattataagatatgggccacatacacttaagtgggcttttagcttgaagcccacacaagtggttctataaatagaacccttgtgcagaagcattaattgaggttgcattttcgttttctctttctctctctctctctctctctctctctctctctctctctcacactcaaagccttcattcatagcagctagcactgagattgaaggaatccgttcgcgtggactgagtagaggcgttgtcattgttcaacgttcgtgatcgctccgtagatctgcatcaaaggttttaatcgtcacaagaggtaactattctatcaaTGATCATGCCCATTggtaaggatcactaaaggagaaaattttaatttccgttgcgttttggatcgcacTTCTCCTTCACACACAAGGGTGCTTGAAATCCTGATCAGAGACCACAAAACAACATTAAACCAAAGTAAAGAACACCACAATCAAATATATGTTTGGCTATCTGAGTGAGTAGTAGCATACTCCTCTCCTTTAGCTTCTTTATCTTCATTATTCTCAACATCATTGCCACCAGCAGAGTCGCCAACATCAATTCCAACATTGTCATCACTACCATGTTCAACTTCCTTTTCCTCTTCTTCTTTCAAAGCCTTGATCAAATTTTCAAGCTTTATCTTTGTAGCAGTGCTAGACAGGACGGGATCATCCAATTCTTTACATGTCTCCTTCAGCTCTGAAATAACACTCTTCTTGGAACTGGAAGGGCTAGGTACTTGAGAAGATGTCATGACAGTATCTAGAACATGTGTTCAGAATTATCCCACAGATGAGTGAGAGAAAGCAGATAGGCATCTTCACAGCATTTGAGAAGGCCTACTTCAGAACTTGTTTAAAAATGTACTTCCCAAAATCAAAATATCTTCTTGTTCCAATAGAATATATAAACATACCAAGCCTAGTAGAGATGGTTGAAGTGTGATTTATAGGGACCTAGTTGGAAGTCCCAATCCTATGAAGGATTGCATACTTGACACTCAACTTCCCAGCAAATAACTTTCCTTTGTTTGGCCAGTGTTTCACCTGCCAATTATCTCCTTGCACACTTGGACATCTGTAACCTCTAGCTCAGCCTGAGGTTCTTCAGTCCTTCCCAAAAACTTGTTGATCAAAGCAGGATAAAATGTCACAACATTTCCTCTAACATACACCTTCCTATAGTGTTTACACTTCACATCATCACACCATCAGAGATGGTCACCACAAAATCCTTGACTAGACTTTCATATGAAGGACCAAATTTTGTGACAGTCTTCATCAACCTAACAGCCTCTATAAGCTCTACAACCTCGTTACATTTTAAGGCATCCTTACCCAATTCCCTCTCTAAAGCTATCCTCATTTGAATAACATACTTCCATCTTTCAGCATTCTTCACATAATGTAATGACACATTGTGTAGTGGAGCCTCGGGCAAAACAACATAAGGCTTCTTTGTAGCAGATCTTCTCACAGGGGTGATGTCCTGGACATCCTCTTCGACCTCAAACTCAGAATCACTTGAAGAAACAACTTTCCTCTTCCTCGTAGGTGTAACAACTTTACTCCATGATCTAGCAGGACCAACATGGGATTTTCCTTTGGAACTTCTAGAGGGAGTTCTTTTCATACCACCATATTTTCTTTTTATCTCCTTAGAAGGAGAATCTTCAAACATCACAACCTTTCCTTTTCTTCTCTGAAGTCTCTTGGCTATACCAAGAGTCACGATTTTGGTAAGGGGTTCCTCATCAGATGTTAGGTCATCAACATTGACAACATAATCAACCTTCTTCTTACTTCTTCTTTAATTAGCAGCTTTCTCAGGGACACATTCACCAGCCTTCTTCTTACTCCTTCTTTCATGAGTAGCTTTCTCAAGGACAATTCATCAACCTTTTCACTAGAATCAGCATTAGGGCTAGTTTCTTTTTCCAAATATGTTTGAACATTTGGAAAAACATGTGAATCCACTTCCTTCAACACATAGGTAACAAACTTCCGAAGTTCCTTATCAATGGTTATCCTTTCCGCTTCGGTATGATTCTCAATGACACTGGTATGCTTAGTAGGGTTTCTCATCTCAGAACCTTTAGACCTAGAACCCTATTCAACAACAGTCTTATCTTCAGTAGGGATTGTAGGCTCAGAAACATAAGACTTACCAGAAGTCTTGACATTATTTGAAATAGACGGTGTTGCTTTCTTCTGAGTAGGTGGATGAATCATGGATAAGAGAGAAACCTCTAAGACAAGATCAAACAGATTTATCATTTGGAATGGTTCATCAGCCCCAGCCGTTGGAGAAGATGATCCACTGGTTTCAGTTGAGAAATGCATGTGCTTGGGTAAAGATGGTTTCAACATCTTTGGTAACACTTGACACAGACGGAATGAGGAAAGACACGTGAGAGAAGGCGAGTAAAGATTTATGGTGAGGAATGAAGCATTTGACAGAAATGGGTAGCGTGTTTTTCTCAAAACGGATACATAGTGAAGTAATGGGCTTAGACAAGCATGTCGTGTGTAATGATGAGAGTTAAAAACTTGTCTAACACACCTAAATAGCTGCAATTGCTATAATTTCTCATAAACACAAATACCAAGTTCCCCTGTTAATTTTTCAAACTGAACTGCATCCAAGGCTTTGGTAAAAATGtcagcaagctgatttttagTGCTGACATGCTCAAGTGTTATGACTTTGTCTTCaacaagttctctaataaaatgatgcatgatgtcaatgtgtttagtcctattgtgctgaataggatttttggagatattaatagtgtaacacccttctaaaataccccaataaataattaaaacaaccaaacataaatcagagtggatatgcaatttaagggtgtcacactttacacttcacaccatgttccaaattaactcgtcatgctcatttattcatcaaaataaacatttgcataattcgcagcggatagaaattaacaacatgcaaaacatgtaacacatcacatgtaaagttgttcaacaaccaaaaatgacaacaaggtaaaacatcccgtcccgatgttacatctaccagagcatgacccactaaggaactacactagactccaagcactagcttctactcaatcactgctcgttacctgaaacatagttgtaagggtgagttcctcaatcgatataataagcattataaaatatcatgtaatgctaagtaatctaacacatatcatcaccctaatcagatcacacattcagcaacggcaacatcaactcataatcataatcatactcaacaccaacaccaaacaacacgtataatattggaatacatccattcatattatacgccatacatacattatgcaatgagactccatgcatgcggtaccgactattcgtgaacatatagttcaacctcaccgatcaaatccagatacggctaccaagctcactagtcccactcatttgagacctagtgactcactcactaattcctcaccatgggaattagctaccaccctgaaggccatgctatgcacgctaatcacctagcatgcaaacatcaacaacaatccataataattcactcactaattcctcaccatgggaattagctaccaccataaaggccatactatgcacgctaaatcacctagcatgcaaacaacaacaacaatccaagatggacatatgctcacactctaagccataaacagtccattcacaattgcatacataacagatacattcacagcattatgcatacaatcatacatcatcagcatatttatccCAGAATCACATCATGTCaaataatcaatcacagtattagcacactctactaatacctacactactcaaaacaacgggaaatggTCCCTACTATAgcatacatcagctaaattacatcacccagctgaaacgaccaaaactgcacaacaacaactcagaaaaatcacaattctgcccatacgcgtattgcctagtcccatacgcgtatggctcatttctcagccaatcccatacgcgtatcacctgtctcatacgcgtatgctacgcgtaccacttcctcatacgcgtaccaacagagaccaaaccatgttcaaaacatcatcttcctcatccatacgcgtattgcctagtgccatacgcgtacctgaccatctcatacgcgtattgcctagtgccatacgcgtatgaccagaaaccaattttccagatctgctatggttttctctgctacgagattcttcagatccaaccttccacagtccaattttacacagtgttcgttcatatcatctaatacgaatcataccctattcaatttcacaaattctaacattattccatctaattcctacgaatttccttcaattatgatccaaatttcgttcatccaatatttcacaaatttcagcatacatcattctaatcagagtcaaatcaatggtttatcactacccattacatgttaacccataatacccatcaaacgacgataaaccccccttacctgagttaatccggcaaccTTTTGCTTCCAGCTCTTTCCTttcttcaaccctcgttctcttgccctttgcccttttccactttagagtcgtttctctgttttcacgtgaaaacccccttttaccaaatgggacctttttatTTCCAACTctattattccaataataataataataataataatccaattatttaattaaattaataatatactattaacttaaattaaataattatcatattttatcggggtgttacaactctcccccactaaaagagttttcgtcctcgaaaacatacctcaagcgaataactctggataagactccttcatctgactctcaagttcccaagtcacattgccaactgctggtcctccccaagctacctttaccaaagcaatctctttaccccgcaactgcttcaactctcgatcctcgatcctcataggtgatgtttcaacagtcaggttatctctcacttgtacatcatctacttggaccacatgcgacggatcaggaatgtacctcctcaactgagacacatgaaaaacctcatgcaaattcgcaagtgacggcggtaaagcgatacgataggctacctcccctatcctctccaaaatctgataaggaccaataaatcgaggtgtcaacttcttcgacttcaaagctcgaccaaccccagttatcggagtaacacgaagaaacacatgatctccctcttgaaactcaagtgacttcctcctcttgtcgtgataactcttctgacgactctgagcaatcctcatcttctcctgaatcatcttaatcttttccgtagtttgttgaacaatctccggtccaaccacagcactctcaccggactcatacccacataaaggtgtccgacatctcctaccatacaaagcttcaaacggtgccataccaatgctcgaatgaaaactattgttgtaggtaaactcaatcaaaggcaaatgacaatcccaagcacctcccttttccaaaacacaagccctcaaaagatcctccagtgactgaatcgtcctctcagtctgaccatcagtctgcggatgatatgcagaactcaatcttagcttagttcccaaagccctctgcaaaccttcccagaacttcgatgtaaatctaggatctctgtccaaaacaatactcgacggaataccatgcaaacttacaattttctcaatatacaactcagctaatctctctaacggataatccattctgatcggaatgaaatgagccgattttgtcaatctgtcaacaatcacccaaatagcttcaaaattcttaattgtcctcggtaaaccagaaacaaaatccatactgatactatcccacttccactctggaatagccaacggttgcattagcccagacggcttttgatgctcaatctttgacttctgacaagtcaaacaagaataaacaaagctcgcaatttctcttttcattcccggccaccaaaataactttttcaaatcatgatacatcttcgtagccccaggatgaatactcaggccactacgatgtccttcctcaagaatactcttcttaagttcggtaacatccggaatacacacccgattaccaaatttcaaaacaccattctcataactctgaattcaccaccttgaccttgattcactagagtcaacttatcaaccaaaagcacatcggatttctgaccttctctaatctcgtccagaataccactcgttaacttcaacattcccaatttaacactattgtgagtactctcacacaccaaactcaagtctctaaactgctcaattaaatccaattccttaaccattaacatagacatatgcaatgatttccgactcaatgcatcagctactacgtttgctttacccggatggtaattcaaaccaaagtcataatccttcagaaactctagccatctcctctgtctcatattcagctatttctgatcaaacaaatactttaaacttttatggtcactgaaaacctcaaatcttgacccgtacaagtaatgcctccataacttcagaacaaataccacagctgccaactctaaatcgtgtgtcggatagttcctctcatgaaccttcaattgtctcgaagcataagctacaacctgcttactctgcatcaaaacaccacccaaacccaaaaatgaagcatcacagtaaacctcaaatggttccgacggactcggtaatatcagaataggagcagtagttaaccttttctttaactcttggaaaccttcttcacattttgagtcccaaacaaacgcttgcccctttctagtcaacatcgtcaacggtaacgccaacttagaaaatccctcaatgaatttcctataataacctgcaagtccaagaaaactccttatctcagaaactgacttcggagcttcccacttagataccgcttctatcttagaaggatcaacagcaacaccacctcttgaaatcacatgaccaagaaaactaacctcatctaaccaaaattcacacttagacagcttagcaaataacttcttttctcgtagaactcctaaaaccattctcaaatgctcagcatgctcttcttccgatttcgaatacaccaaaatatcgtcaataaacaccacaacaaacttgtctaggtaagaatggaaaatcctattc includes:
- the LOC127137709 gene encoding uncharacterized protein LOC127137709, giving the protein MRNPTKHTSVIENHTEAERITIDKELRKFVTYVLKEVDSHVFPNVQTYLEKETSPNADSSEKVDELSKKKVDYVVNVDDLTSDEEPLTKIVTLGIAKRLQRRKGKVVMFEDSPSKEIKRKYGGMKRTPSRSSKGKSHVGPARSWSKVVTPTRKRKVVSSSDSEFEVEEDVQDITPVRRSATKKPYVVLPEAPLHNVSLHYVKNAERWKYVIQMRIALERELGKDALKCNEVVELIEAVRLMKTVTKFGPSYESLVKDFVVTISDGVMM